A region of Anolis carolinensis isolate JA03-04 unplaced genomic scaffold, rAnoCar3.1.pri scaffold_7, whole genome shotgun sequence DNA encodes the following proteins:
- the fam222b gene encoding protein FAM222B isoform X1, translating to MLACLPGPSDLSSPLLSYPQMNTGLRKWDTTQKMRAAQHPTPAELDAYAKKVANHPLTIKIFPNSVKVPQRKHVRRTVNGLDTSGQRYSPYPPSSSSSSSSSSSSLPQAATKTGLLAIVRPAAKGIVKDFDGTRSSSRLLAPSEAMMNPPPYAAPSTLSHHPQQAAAVAALARHQQQQQQQQQQHLHAQSMAHAVLQPQLPPPQHPGNHLLPQQQPPPPPPSLHGGGRKMSDADAPPNVTVSTSTIPLSMAATLQQSQPPDLSSIVHQINQFCQARAGSSATSVCEGQIANPSPISRNLLISASTRVSAHMPSCGVNDHRAGPPSAYQSDMKQAVAAAWNHHQLSHLQQMCGGGGGGGETMGLMGKPPGPREQQGFGGKVPGGYPVELCMGQPFNVKPPLEKPTPSPPVNGLPYANGHYFPPLWNNILPTPNSDSSGSQDLAMPFHGAIDCPAGQHYRAAPNGGNNNGGMPAMEYLSGGDFQHHPCLREPAPPPPGGMALGKAGRPAMNRAPAEPADSRSLHIQHPGYR from the exons ATGCTGGCCTGCCTCCCGGGACCCAGCGACCTCTCCTCCCCGCTGCTTTCTTACCCGCAGATGAACACTGGACTTCGGAAAT GGGACACTACACAGAAAATGAGAGCTGCACAGCACCCTACTCCAGCCGAGTTGGACGCGTATGCTAAGAAGGTGGCCAACCACCCTCTGACTATCAAAATTTTCCCCAACAGCGTCAAAGTCCCGCAGCGGAAACACGTCCGCCGCACCGTCAACGGGCTGGACACCTCGGGGCAGCGCTACAGCCCCTacccaccctcctcctcctcgtcttcgtcctcctcctcctcctccttgccgcAGGCCGCCACCAAAACGGGACTCCTGGCCATCGTCCGGCCCGCGGCCAAAGGCATCGTCAAGGACTTTGACGGGACCCGGAGCTCCTCCCGCCTCTTGGCCCCGTCGGAAGCCATGATGAACCCGCCCCCCTACGCGGCACCCAGCACTTTAAGCCACCACCCGCAACAGGCGGCGGCCGTGGCGGCTTTGGCCCGgcatcagcagcagcaacaacagcagcagcagcaacatctcCACGCCCAGAGCATGGCGCACGCGGTTTTGCAGCCGCAGCTCCCGCCGCCGCAACACCCGGGAAACCACTTGCTCCCGCAGCAGCAACCTCCGCCGCCACCACCTTCCTTGCACGGCGGGGGCCGCAAGATGTCGGACGCGGACGCCCCGCCGAACGTCACCGTCTCTACCTCGACTATCCCCCTCTCGATGGCCGCCACGCTGCAACAGAGCCAGCCGCCGGACCTGAGCAGCATCGTCCACCAGATCAACCAGTTCTGCCAGGCCCGGGCAGGCTCCAGCGCTACCTCAGTCTGCGAGGGGCAGATCGCCAACCCCAGCCCCATCAGCCGCAACCTCCTGATCAGCGCCAGCACCCGGGTCTCGGCGCACATGCCTTCCTGCGGGGTCAACGACCACAGGGCCGGCCCTCCGTCCGCGTACCAAAGCGACATGAAGCAGGCGGTGGCCGCAGCTTGGAACCACCACCAACTCTCACACTTGCAGCAAAtgtgcggcggaggcggcgggggtGGTGAAACCATGGGGTTGATGGGGAAGCCCCCCGGACCCCGGGAGCAGCAGGGTTTCGGCGGCAAGGTCCCCGGCGGATACCCCGTGGAACTGTGCATGGGCCAGCCGTTCAACGTGAAGCCGCCGCTGGAGAAGCCCACCCCGTCGCCGCCGGTCAACGGCCTCCCGTACGCCAACGGGCATTACTTCCCACCCCTGTGGAATAACATTCTGCCCACCCCGAACAGCGACAGCTCGGGCTCCCAGGACCTGGCCATGCCTTTCCACGGAGCCATAGACTGCCCGGCCGGACAGCACTACCGAGCGGCCCCCAACGGCGGGAACAACAACGGCGGGATGCCGGCCATGGAGTACCTGAGCGGCGGGGACTTCCAGCATCATCCCTGCCTCCGGGAGCCTGCTCCACCACCGCCGGGAGGGATGGCGCTGGGCAAAGCGGGGCGCCCCGCCATGAACCGGGCGCCCGCCGAACCCGCCGACAGCCGAAGCCTTCATATTCAGCACCCAGGGTATAGATAA
- the fam222b gene encoding protein FAM222B isoform X2, protein MMNPPPYAAPSTLSHHPQQAAAVAALARHQQQQQQQQQQHLHAQSMAHAVLQPQLPPPQHPGNHLLPQQQPPPPPPSLHGGGRKMSDADAPPNVTVSTSTIPLSMAATLQQSQPPDLSSIVHQINQFCQARAGSSATSVCEGQIANPSPISRNLLISASTRVSAHMPSCGVNDHRAGPPSAYQSDMKQAVAAAWNHHQLSHLQQMCGGGGGGGETMGLMGKPPGPREQQGFGGKVPGGYPVELCMGQPFNVKPPLEKPTPSPPVNGLPYANGHYFPPLWNNILPTPNSDSSGSQDLAMPFHGAIDCPAGQHYRAAPNGGNNNGGMPAMEYLSGGDFQHHPCLREPAPPPPGGMALGKAGRPAMNRAPAEPADSRSLHIQHPGYR, encoded by the coding sequence ATGATGAACCCGCCCCCCTACGCGGCACCCAGCACTTTAAGCCACCACCCGCAACAGGCGGCGGCCGTGGCGGCTTTGGCCCGgcatcagcagcagcaacaacagcagcagcagcaacatctcCACGCCCAGAGCATGGCGCACGCGGTTTTGCAGCCGCAGCTCCCGCCGCCGCAACACCCGGGAAACCACTTGCTCCCGCAGCAGCAACCTCCGCCGCCACCACCTTCCTTGCACGGCGGGGGCCGCAAGATGTCGGACGCGGACGCCCCGCCGAACGTCACCGTCTCTACCTCGACTATCCCCCTCTCGATGGCCGCCACGCTGCAACAGAGCCAGCCGCCGGACCTGAGCAGCATCGTCCACCAGATCAACCAGTTCTGCCAGGCCCGGGCAGGCTCCAGCGCTACCTCAGTCTGCGAGGGGCAGATCGCCAACCCCAGCCCCATCAGCCGCAACCTCCTGATCAGCGCCAGCACCCGGGTCTCGGCGCACATGCCTTCCTGCGGGGTCAACGACCACAGGGCCGGCCCTCCGTCCGCGTACCAAAGCGACATGAAGCAGGCGGTGGCCGCAGCTTGGAACCACCACCAACTCTCACACTTGCAGCAAAtgtgcggcggaggcggcgggggtGGTGAAACCATGGGGTTGATGGGGAAGCCCCCCGGACCCCGGGAGCAGCAGGGTTTCGGCGGCAAGGTCCCCGGCGGATACCCCGTGGAACTGTGCATGGGCCAGCCGTTCAACGTGAAGCCGCCGCTGGAGAAGCCCACCCCGTCGCCGCCGGTCAACGGCCTCCCGTACGCCAACGGGCATTACTTCCCACCCCTGTGGAATAACATTCTGCCCACCCCGAACAGCGACAGCTCGGGCTCCCAGGACCTGGCCATGCCTTTCCACGGAGCCATAGACTGCCCGGCCGGACAGCACTACCGAGCGGCCCCCAACGGCGGGAACAACAACGGCGGGATGCCGGCCATGGAGTACCTGAGCGGCGGGGACTTCCAGCATCATCCCTGCCTCCGGGAGCCTGCTCCACCACCGCCGGGAGGGATGGCGCTGGGCAAAGCGGGGCGCCCCGCCATGAACCGGGCGCCCGCCGAACCCGCCGACAGCCGAAGCCTTCATATTCAGCACCCAGGGTATAGATAA